Part of the Nicotiana tabacum cultivar K326 chromosome 20, ASM71507v2, whole genome shotgun sequence genome, TTCAGATCAAGTTACACACCCACTCGATTAGTCTAGTTCAGGGGCCATCCGAGTTCGGGCGTATCCTCATCTGGGGTCTATCAATAACGCCCTAGGGCTATCTTCACTCTAAGTTCAAATCAAGTTTTTTAGGCCACCCGAGCTCGAGCTAACTCTCACTTGTGGACTGTCTGTAAAAGTCTtagggctatctttattcttAAGTGTTTGAGCAAATTCTCCCTCGAGGACTATCAACAAGGCCTAAAGGCTAAGTTTCATTCTAAAATTCGAAGCCCTATTCTCACTCAATCCGAAGTCGGGGGTTCCGGTGGCCTAAGTTTGTATCAATTCAATCAGGGCTCAGTCCTAGGAATGGCAAAGGGTCCCACGGAATATCATATTAGTCAATCAGGAACCGAGGGAATACCTACACCAGGCCTTGGTATTTAGACCGATCGGTGGGGGTCATGTACTCAGATTCTTCATAAATGCAAATAAAAGGAAATCCAGCATAAATCATAGACAAATTAAAGAAACATCTTTGTATTAATGAGCGATGATTACAAAAAGCCCATGAAGGGTCCTTacacatgattacaaaagcccactgAGGGTCCTTACACAGATATAAAGAAGCAAAACATAGCAGCTAAAAGTCTAAACTACTCTCGAGAATACATCCTCGGAAGCAATTTCTTCGAGAACCATTTCCTCGGGGGCCTCATCTCGATCTTCCAAACGGCATCTTCaaggatgaagaagaagcagaaaaagatgaagaagcagaaaaagatgaagaagtggtGGGTAAAAAATTTGGCGAGTATGGGTCTCGCCAGCACTACTATtgggaagccacttcttgagacgttgcactggtgtgggatgcaaaagttagtagatgTCATCACCTCACTCCACGAAAAGCAAAAGAAGTGAAGCACCACACCAGGTGGAAGTTAAAAGAAGTGAGCAGCAGTCTATGGTCCACATATCCTCTGATACAAAGATAATTTGAGATTTCTCTCTCATTATttcgggccaacaacaacaacaacaacaataaaccggTGCGATCCCACTCAATAGGGGAAAGCTTTGAGAAAGGTCCACAACATAACTGGCGAGAATACTGTCGTGTGACCTTATGGCCACGGGCTTCAAACATGGGAGATAGAgttggatgaggatgaagagaagaaATGAGTTAAAGGATGTTGTAGAACGACTGAATGAAGTCTTGATTCAAGGAAGCTTCCATTTATAGAAAGATGGCAATGTAACCGATGGCACAATCAACTCATTTGGGAAATGCATCGACAGGGCGCAATAAATGCTTTTTGGGGAGGCGGCTCGGCAGCGATATTATCGATTTGAGAAAATAAACCGGTGCTACATTGAATGCTTATGGAAAGATGTACGGATGGGACATCTCGATTATCATAAAGGCTTACGTCATAAGCATGATGTCACCACAAGAGGCTCAAGGAGATCGGTGTCAAAATCGTTTCTTGTCATTTTCATTCTAAGAaacgtggggactatctgtatacggctaaaatcggaAAGCCCGATTTTGTGATTATTATGATATCCCGCAGCCCATTTTCGAAAGGCTCGAGTCCAGTTCGAGGTTCGAACCTGAGGGTCCTTTatgctcgacctcggggcagaGTAAATCGACGGCTATGATGAACGAGTAGGAGATTCCCAAGGCACAAGACTAAAGCTGACCAAGACTATTAGGTTAGTTCAAGCCCGTAtcgtggcattaaatggttgtaccagccatatatctttgtaataaatgcacatgTACTACATTGGGATTCccctagtatataaaggggacccttgtcattttgtagagaTCTGACTTACAACGATTAAATataagaacattctctctactttctaacttaaacatattttcttgatatcattacttacatttattgcttacatttgttGTGTTCCATctgttgttcttcatttattgctcattattgaccACAAAGAGCCTTCATCAAAGCTCTCAACAATGTTAGCCCTTCATCGGCTGCCCATAGCTCGTTATCAAAtccgacctcgaggccccgaataatcaggctcgaggccccgattctcaTCCGCTCGGTTTGCTTAAAACACACTATTTTCaagttcttatcttattttctaatcTCGTACTTAGCGTCTATCGCctaataactagcataaaaacagatcacatatttttagaaccacaaaattaaatctaattgtaattaccattttcaaggtaaacttTTTTCATGGCAAGTGTGATACCTTGAATAAAACAACTTGATATATGTAGCTAAATTGTGTTAACAGTGTAAAAAGTTGCCTCCTTTCTTTTCTTATATGTATACAAGCACATCCAAGCTTCGATGGGTGAGATTAAGATAAAAAAACATAGTGTAAATTTCTTTCACAATATAGATGGATATAGCACCTTGCCTACTCATAAGTCATAAGTCATAAGTCATAAGTAAAGTTAACTCTTTATattccctccgttcacttttagttgttcatttttaactttgcactttctttaagaaaaaataaatgaaatatatattttacaagttTATCCATAATAATTATTGTATAATATTTTATAAAGTGTACTGGCAAATGATTATCTGGGGAATAAATAGTTAATAATAATTAAGGGTAAAACAAGGAAAAAGAATTTTATCTTTCTCTTGAGTTGCTAAAAttgacaagtaaaaataataatGTCTTTTTAGTATAatgaacaagtaaaaataaaTGGAGCGAGTAATAATTAAGATAACTTGGCAAAAGACATGATCGTACCTAACTTGATTTTCACAAAATGGGCGAAACATATAGGATAACTTATATAAATCTTCTCATTTTTCAAGCCGAGCCAGTCCGTTAATTTGTTGAACTATTTAATGGAATTTATGGTCGACCTCTTTTAGATATGACTGTGCCTATAGTGTTTGTAATTAACCTATAGTAGTTAACAGAGTCGTGCATTAATTGTGTGTAGAAAATTAAAACAAATGTCTAAATCAAATTGATCAGACCGCACAGTAACAATCCAAAAGACAATGCCAGCAGTACATTAACTTGAGTTGTCCAGTTCTTGTGTTTAATTGGTTCAGTCTGAGACAGCCCCTAGTTTCCAATAATATTGATACTATTATATTATGGAATAATAAAGCAGCCGATAGATTATAGGAGTAGTAATTTTTCAAAGAATATGTAAACATTAATCTTTTAATCAAGATAAAGTTGATCTTAAGATTACTTGTTTATAACAATTGGAACTTTCTGGTATGCAAAGAATTATTTTACTTCTATATATAAGATCAAGGGAAATGCATATCCTTTCCCTGTCTCCGCTAATGCCCCTATTTAGGTTATTGCCACGTCAAAGAAAGgaataacaaaataatttttaatttttccagCTGTTTACAGCTGTTGctcactttctctctctatataagTGGATGGTTTTAAGCTTGAACTATAGTGCAAAAAGTTACTTCAGCTAAGTAGCAAGGACTTCGAGAGCTATTAGCCATGGCTATCTCCAAACtgattcttgttgctatggtGTTTTTCTCTCTACTAGTTGTTCATCTTGTGGAAGCTGACAACCAAGTGGTGGTATTTTTTAATTAGCTTATGACTGTTGAAATATTTTTATGATACTacgttttttcttttcttttttgcatgctttaaaaatgatagaaattccGTATGGTTACTAACGTCTGCTCATGAAACTTGATCATTCAGGTGAACAAGGATGCAACAAAGAGTTCTTATACCCCTAAATTAGGTATCCATATAAGCTACTTAATTTATTCTTTCCTTCTCTGAGTCTTGAGTTTTCTTTAACGAAATGTGCAGATTGTGGAGCAGCCTGTGAGGCAAGATGCCGTCTGGCGTCGAGGCAGAAAATATGCAAGAGAGCATGTGGGACTTGCTGCGCGCGTTGTAACTGCGCGCCACCTGGCACTTCCGGTAACCTAGAGCTGTGCCCCTGCTACTTTGCCATGACAACCCATGGTGGCAAGCGCAAGTGCCCCTGAATATATATAAGGACTTTAacaaatatgtataaatattagaCTTTACATTTACGAATACTCTCCTGTCTAAATATGCTTGCTATGATGATCACTCGTGTAATTTAATTTGCCTATGTGTATCGTTGTATATATAGCTAATAAGATGAGAAGCTTTTTGGACGTACGTGTTTGTCGCAAGATGCTACCTGAATTCTTACTAGGAGTACTATACGTGATAGTTACATATATAAGGTAATTGCATATCACGTTATGTTGATTGACTGGTGTTTTTGACATAACATCCGATCTGTGAAAATTGGGATGCTTGCAATTAAATTTTCGGAGTATCATGATTATCCTCTTTTTCTCTCGTATTCACTCAATTAACTAATAAGAACTAATTATACTATTTGTGGTGTGATGGATATTAATTCTTTTCATTTTTAGTCAAAATCTCGGGTTCGAGCCtaggaataaaaataaaaaaagtcttGGTACAAACATTTCGCGGTGCAATTCAGATTAATCCGGCCCAACGCGAGTAAAAACTGATCATAAGAGTTAGTTACAGTTTCAGGTTTAGTTATAGGAATTTTGTCCATCTACATGCATAAATGGCCTTTCTTTGAAAATGCCATAGCTATAGCCTTTCTTTTTGTCCGAAAGTAGCTAGGTTCCAACAAGGTCGAGTGTCAAATCATTTCAAAAGTTAATCAAGTTGTTACTGAAAAGCAAAGTAGGATTATgatcaaaacaaagaaaatattaaGAAATTATCATGTTTTCTTGATTGATCTCTGAAGCTAAACAAAAAAAGGACACCTTCGAGTTTTCCATTTCTACGCTTGAAATTTGAAGGAAGCCTTATAATTACAACTACTATTTTTGGACATAAAAGGAAATATTAGTCGTAAATTTCTTTGAGGTATCGAaggtagaaaaaaaaaagagctaaaACCAATTAGGGCGTTTTCATAATAAAACTAAATATGCccacaattttatttttatcttaatcTTAGTAAAATCAGCCTAAGGAAATAAGTCAAAAAGGTTTTGAGAGATGATCTTTACTTGGTAAGGACAATACATTTGATTAAAGTACAACTTAAGTCATCATGGACATTtcttaaatttctaactttctgAATAAGATGGTGTTTGGCTAAGTTTATAAGTCGGTCAAATTAGCTTATAAGTACTTTTTGGCTTACTTACGCATTTGGAAAGCATCAAAAGTGTTTATAAGTCAAGTATTATAAGCCATAAACTATAAGCTGGTCATCCCCGACTTCTTAAATTATAAGtacttttagtttgaccaagacttttactattttatccataatattattttataattcGAAAATACATTTAATGAAATAAAGCTCTTAACTCTATTCTTTACTTCCCTGCCATCTTCCCGGGCTTCTTTCCCAGAAACATTATCCACCGTAGACATGAACAACAAAAAGCACTTTACCTTCAATATTAAATCAATCAAATTGATTTGAGTAAGAAAAGTTCTATCTTTTGTTAGTCGATTTCTTCATCTCTTTGAAACGTTATTGTTTTCCACCATTCAAAGTTTTATTATGAATATGAACTAAATTATCCATTTTTAATTGCATTGTGTTTGTAATGAGCAACAACGCAGTAATAATCATCTCATTATTGTACTTTAGCTCATTATTGCTAAAATAATATATACTTAATCTAATCAATTTTGAACTAAAAGTAAATCCATAAGTTAATTTATACTtcattagtttagaatcaaaaaTCTTGTATAGTTACGTATATATTTATTAAATAGTTTTAAGGGGCATTTAAGTCATTACACATTCCAAGAAAATGCTTATCATCACCTCTTTACTAAACACTTAACTGTTTATTATCGGTTTCAACACTTAAATCTAAACACATAtctgcttatttattaaatcattttcagcatttaaaagtacttttcagCATTTGATGCTTATCAGATACTTTgaatcagctaagccaaacgggctcCAATACTCTACAGCAGCATTCTTAATTTTTGATGGTTATTATGGACTGAATACATTATTCTTGGTACTTGGTTCAATGAAATTTCATGTATTATTAGTCTCACGGGTTACCTTCTAAATTTCGTTACACACGCAacaaataagaaattattagCTTCAAC contains:
- the LOC107813154 gene encoding gibberellin-regulated protein 1-like isoform X2, which gives rise to MAISKLILVAMVFFSLLVVHLVEADNQVVNKDATKSSYTPKLDCGAACEARCRLASRQKICKRACGTCCARCNCAPPGTSGNLELCPCYFAMTTHGGKRKCP
- the LOC107813154 gene encoding gibberellin-regulated protein 1-like isoform X1; the encoded protein is MAISKLILVAMVFFSLLVVHLVEADNQVVVNKDATKSSYTPKLDCGAACEARCRLASRQKICKRACGTCCARCNCAPPGTSGNLELCPCYFAMTTHGGKRKCP